A single Nomascus leucogenys isolate Asia chromosome 14, Asia_NLE_v1, whole genome shotgun sequence DNA region contains:
- the NDUFAF8 gene encoding NADH dehydrogenase [ubiquinone] 1 alpha subcomplex assembly factor 8 — MSANGAVWGRVRSRLRAFPERLAACGAEAAAYGRCVQASTAPGGRLSKDLCAREFEALRSCFAAAAKKTLEGGC; from the exons ATGTCGGCTAACGGAGCGGTGTGGGGCCGCGTGCGAAGCCGCCTCCGCGCCTTCCCCGAGCGGCTGGCCGCCTGCGGGGCCGAG GCCGCGGCGTACGGCAGGTGCGTGCAGGCCTCCACGGCCCCGGGCGGCCGCCTGAGTAAGGACCTCTGCGCGCGGGAGTTCGAGGCCCTAAGGAGCTGCTTCGCCGCCGCG GCCAAGAAGACGCTGGAGGGAGGCTGTTAG
- the TEPSIN gene encoding AP-4 complex accessory subunit tepsin isoform X2: MAAAPPLRDRLSFLHRLPILLKGTSDDDVPCPGYLFEEIAKISHESPGSSQCLLEYLLSRLHSSSGHGKLKVLKILLYLCSHGSSSFLLILKRNSAFIQEAAAFAGPPDPLHGNSLYQKVRAAAQDLGSTLFSDTVLPLAPSQPLGTPPATGMGSQARPHSTLQGFGYSKEHGCTGSAGEAFLSTIQKAAEVVASAMRPGPESPSTQRLLPWGDTYQPAMMPSASHGPPTLGNLLPGAIPGPRAVRHQPGQAGGGWDELDSSPSSQNSSQNSDLSRVSDSGSHSGSDSHSGASREPGDLADRVEVVALSDCQQELSLVRTVTRGPRAFLSREEAQHFIKACGLLNCEAVLQLLTCHLHGTSECTQLRALCAIASLGSSDLLPQEHILLRTRPWLQELSMGSPGPVTNKATKILRHFEASCGQLPPARDTSAEPGPTAALPGPSDLLTDAVPLAGSQVFLQPLSSTTVSPRSPAPSSEMPSSPVPTPPPDASPIPAPGDPSEAEARLAESRGWGPERAPGGTDSPKRGPSSCVWSRDSLFAGMQLVACPRLVGAGAAAGESFPDAPRTPGTSFQRTAAKEPPGSEPSAFAFLNA; this comes from the exons ATGGCTGCCGCGCCGCCGCTACGGGACCGCCTGAGCTTTCTACACCGG CTCCCGATTCTCCTGAAGGGGACGTCGGATGATGATGTCCCGTGTCCGGGCTACCTGTTTGAAGAGATTGCTA AAATCTCCCACGAGTCTCCGGGCAGCAGCCAGTGCCTGCTGGAGTACCTCCTGAGCCGCCTGCACAGCAGCTCCGGCCACGGGAAGCTCAAG GTGCTGAAGATCCTGCTCTATCTGTGCAGCCAcggctcctcctccttcctgctcatCCTCAAACGCAACTCTGCCTTCATCCAGGAAGCTGCAG CTTTTGCGGGGCCCCCAGATCCTCTGCACGGGAACAGCTTGTACCAGAAGGTTCGGGCAGCCGCGCAG GACTTGGGGAGCACCCTGTTCTCGGACACCGTGTTGCCACTGgctccctcccagcctctggggACCCCGCCTGCCACAG GCATGGGCTCCCAGGCCAGACCACACAGCACCCTCCAGGGTTTCGGCTACAGCAAGGAACACGGCTGCACGG GCTCGGCAGGCGAAGCCTTCCTCTCCACCATCCAGAAGGCCGCAGAGGTGGTGGCCAGCGCCATGCGCCCCGGGCCCGAGAGTCCCAGTACCCAGAGGCTCCTGCCGTGGGGTGACACCTACCAGCCTGCCATGATGCCTTCAGCCAGCCATGGTCCCCCAACCCTGGGGAACCTACTCCCCGGGGCCATTCCAGGTCCCCGAG CTGTGAGGCATCAGCCTGGGCAGGCTGGAGGGGGCTGGGACGAGCTGGACAGCAGCCCCAGCTCTCAGAATTCCTCCCAGAACAGCGACCTGAGCAGAGTCTCAGACTCGGGCAGTCATTCCGGCAGCGACAGCCATTCAGGGGCCAGCCGGGAGCCGGGTGACCTGGCAGATAG GGTCGAGGTGGTAGCCCTGAGTGACTGTCAGCAAGAGTTGAGCTTGGTGAGGACTGTGACTCGGGGACCACGCGCCTTCCTGAGCCGTGAGGAGGCACAGCACTTCATCAAAGC GTGTGGACTGCTCAACTGTGAGGCCGTGCTGCAGCTGCTGACCTGCCACCTGCATGGGACCAGTGAATGCACGCAGCTG AGGGCGCTGTGTGCCATCGCCTCCCTGGGGAGCTCCGACCTCCTTCCCCAGGAGCACATCCTCCTCCGCACCCGGCCGTGGCTGCAGGAGCTCAGCATGGGCAGCCCGGGACCTGTGACCAACAAGGCCACCAAG aTCCTGAGGCACTTTGAGGCTTCCTGTGGGCAGCTGCCCCCTGCCCGGGACACCTCAGCCGAGCCTGGCCCCACAGCCGCCCTCCCAGGCCCATCTGACCTGCTGACCGACGCTGTGCCTCTCGCTGGGAGCCAGGTCTTCCTCCAGCCTCTGAGTTCAACCACAGTCTCACCCCGGAGCCCTGCTCCCTCATCTGAGATGCCGTCCAGCCctgtgcccaccccacccccagatgCCTCCCCCATTCCAGCCCCCGGAGACCCCAGCGAGGCTGAGGCCAGACTGGCAGAAAGCAGGGGGTGGGGACCTGAACGGGCCCCAGGGGGCACGGACAGCCCAAAGAGAGGCCCCAGCAGCTGTGTGTGGAGCCGCGACTCCTTGTTTGCTGGCATGCAGCTGGTGGCCTGTCCCCGCCTGGTGGGGGCCGGGGCTGCTGCAGGAGAGTCCTTCCCTGATGCTCCCCGCACCCCCGGAACATCGTTCCAGAGGACAGCAGCCAAAGAGCCTCCTGGCTCAGAGCCGTCAGCTTTCGCGTTCCTGAACGCCTGA
- the TEPSIN gene encoding AP-4 complex accessory subunit tepsin isoform X4, with translation MAAAPPLRDRLSFLHRLPILLKGTSDDDVPCPGYLFEEIAKISHESPGSSQCLLEYLLSRLHSSSGHGKLKVLKILLYLCSHGSSSFLLILKRNSAFIQEAAAFAGPPDPLHGNSLYQKVRAAAQDLGSTLFSDTVLPLAPSQPLGTPPATGMGSQARPHSTLQGFGYSKEHGCTAVRHQPGQAGGGWDELDSSPSSQNSSQNSDLSRVSDSGSHSGSDSHSGASREPGDLADRVEVVALSDCQQELSLVRTVTRGPRAFLSREEAQHFIKACGLLNCEAVLQLLTCHLHGTSECTQLRALCAIASLGSSDLLPQEHILLRTRPWLQELSMGSPGPVTNKATKILRHFEASCGQLPPARDTSAEPGPTAALPGPSDLLTDAVPLAGSQVFLQPLSSTTVSPRSPAPSSEMPSSPVPTPPPDASPIPAPGDPSEAEARLAESRGWGPERAPGGTDSPKRGPSSCVWSRDSLFAGMQLVACPRLVGAGAAAGESFPDAPRTPGTSFQRTAAKEPPGSEPSAFAFLNA, from the exons ATGGCTGCCGCGCCGCCGCTACGGGACCGCCTGAGCTTTCTACACCGG CTCCCGATTCTCCTGAAGGGGACGTCGGATGATGATGTCCCGTGTCCGGGCTACCTGTTTGAAGAGATTGCTA AAATCTCCCACGAGTCTCCGGGCAGCAGCCAGTGCCTGCTGGAGTACCTCCTGAGCCGCCTGCACAGCAGCTCCGGCCACGGGAAGCTCAAG GTGCTGAAGATCCTGCTCTATCTGTGCAGCCAcggctcctcctccttcctgctcatCCTCAAACGCAACTCTGCCTTCATCCAGGAAGCTGCAG CTTTTGCGGGGCCCCCAGATCCTCTGCACGGGAACAGCTTGTACCAGAAGGTTCGGGCAGCCGCGCAG GACTTGGGGAGCACCCTGTTCTCGGACACCGTGTTGCCACTGgctccctcccagcctctggggACCCCGCCTGCCACAG GCATGGGCTCCCAGGCCAGACCACACAGCACCCTCCAGGGTTTCGGCTACAGCAAGGAACACGGCTGCACGG CTGTGAGGCATCAGCCTGGGCAGGCTGGAGGGGGCTGGGACGAGCTGGACAGCAGCCCCAGCTCTCAGAATTCCTCCCAGAACAGCGACCTGAGCAGAGTCTCAGACTCGGGCAGTCATTCCGGCAGCGACAGCCATTCAGGGGCCAGCCGGGAGCCGGGTGACCTGGCAGATAG GGTCGAGGTGGTAGCCCTGAGTGACTGTCAGCAAGAGTTGAGCTTGGTGAGGACTGTGACTCGGGGACCACGCGCCTTCCTGAGCCGTGAGGAGGCACAGCACTTCATCAAAGC GTGTGGACTGCTCAACTGTGAGGCCGTGCTGCAGCTGCTGACCTGCCACCTGCATGGGACCAGTGAATGCACGCAGCTG AGGGCGCTGTGTGCCATCGCCTCCCTGGGGAGCTCCGACCTCCTTCCCCAGGAGCACATCCTCCTCCGCACCCGGCCGTGGCTGCAGGAGCTCAGCATGGGCAGCCCGGGACCTGTGACCAACAAGGCCACCAAG aTCCTGAGGCACTTTGAGGCTTCCTGTGGGCAGCTGCCCCCTGCCCGGGACACCTCAGCCGAGCCTGGCCCCACAGCCGCCCTCCCAGGCCCATCTGACCTGCTGACCGACGCTGTGCCTCTCGCTGGGAGCCAGGTCTTCCTCCAGCCTCTGAGTTCAACCACAGTCTCACCCCGGAGCCCTGCTCCCTCATCTGAGATGCCGTCCAGCCctgtgcccaccccacccccagatgCCTCCCCCATTCCAGCCCCCGGAGACCCCAGCGAGGCTGAGGCCAGACTGGCAGAAAGCAGGGGGTGGGGACCTGAACGGGCCCCAGGGGGCACGGACAGCCCAAAGAGAGGCCCCAGCAGCTGTGTGTGGAGCCGCGACTCCTTGTTTGCTGGCATGCAGCTGGTGGCCTGTCCCCGCCTGGTGGGGGCCGGGGCTGCTGCAGGAGAGTCCTTCCCTGATGCTCCCCGCACCCCCGGAACATCGTTCCAGAGGACAGCAGCCAAAGAGCCTCCTGGCTCAGAGCCGTCAGCTTTCGCGTTCCTGAACGCCTGA
- the TEPSIN gene encoding AP-4 complex accessory subunit tepsin isoform X1 translates to MLVLLNTLELYSVLILNNATMGGSSFHPYKPYIFVPLPILLKGTSDDDVPCPGYLFEEIAKISHESPGSSQCLLEYLLSRLHSSSGHGKLKVLKILLYLCSHGSSSFLLILKRNSAFIQEAAAFAGPPDPLHGNSLYQKVRAAAQDLGSTLFSDTVLPLAPSQPLGTPPATGMGSQARPHSTLQGFGYSKEHGCTGSAGEAFLSTIQKAAEVVASAMRPGPESPSTQRLLPWGDTYQPAMMPSASHGPPTLGNLLPGAIPGPRAVRHQPGQAGGGWDELDSSPSSQNSSQNSDLSRVSDSGSHSGSDSHSGASREPGDLADRVEVVALSDCQQELSLVRTVTRGPRAFLSREEAQHFIKACGLLNCEAVLQLLTCHLHGTSECTQLRALCAIASLGSSDLLPQEHILLRTRPWLQELSMGSPGPVTNKATKILRHFEASCGQLPPARDTSAEPGPTAALPGPSDLLTDAVPLAGSQVFLQPLSSTTVSPRSPAPSSEMPSSPVPTPPPDASPIPAPGDPSEAEARLAESRGWGPERAPGGTDSPKRGPSSCVWSRDSLFAGMQLVACPRLVGAGAAAGESFPDAPRTPGTSFQRTAAKEPPGSEPSAFAFLNA, encoded by the exons ATGCTTGTCCTCTTAAATACTCTTGAACTCTATTCTGTCCTGATACTGAATAATGCAACAATGGGTGGTTCCAGTTTTCATCCCTATAAACCATACATCTTTGTGCCA CTCCCGATTCTCCTGAAGGGGACGTCGGATGATGATGTCCCGTGTCCGGGCTACCTGTTTGAAGAGATTGCTA AAATCTCCCACGAGTCTCCGGGCAGCAGCCAGTGCCTGCTGGAGTACCTCCTGAGCCGCCTGCACAGCAGCTCCGGCCACGGGAAGCTCAAG GTGCTGAAGATCCTGCTCTATCTGTGCAGCCAcggctcctcctccttcctgctcatCCTCAAACGCAACTCTGCCTTCATCCAGGAAGCTGCAG CTTTTGCGGGGCCCCCAGATCCTCTGCACGGGAACAGCTTGTACCAGAAGGTTCGGGCAGCCGCGCAG GACTTGGGGAGCACCCTGTTCTCGGACACCGTGTTGCCACTGgctccctcccagcctctggggACCCCGCCTGCCACAG GCATGGGCTCCCAGGCCAGACCACACAGCACCCTCCAGGGTTTCGGCTACAGCAAGGAACACGGCTGCACGG GCTCGGCAGGCGAAGCCTTCCTCTCCACCATCCAGAAGGCCGCAGAGGTGGTGGCCAGCGCCATGCGCCCCGGGCCCGAGAGTCCCAGTACCCAGAGGCTCCTGCCGTGGGGTGACACCTACCAGCCTGCCATGATGCCTTCAGCCAGCCATGGTCCCCCAACCCTGGGGAACCTACTCCCCGGGGCCATTCCAGGTCCCCGAG CTGTGAGGCATCAGCCTGGGCAGGCTGGAGGGGGCTGGGACGAGCTGGACAGCAGCCCCAGCTCTCAGAATTCCTCCCAGAACAGCGACCTGAGCAGAGTCTCAGACTCGGGCAGTCATTCCGGCAGCGACAGCCATTCAGGGGCCAGCCGGGAGCCGGGTGACCTGGCAGATAG GGTCGAGGTGGTAGCCCTGAGTGACTGTCAGCAAGAGTTGAGCTTGGTGAGGACTGTGACTCGGGGACCACGCGCCTTCCTGAGCCGTGAGGAGGCACAGCACTTCATCAAAGC GTGTGGACTGCTCAACTGTGAGGCCGTGCTGCAGCTGCTGACCTGCCACCTGCATGGGACCAGTGAATGCACGCAGCTG AGGGCGCTGTGTGCCATCGCCTCCCTGGGGAGCTCCGACCTCCTTCCCCAGGAGCACATCCTCCTCCGCACCCGGCCGTGGCTGCAGGAGCTCAGCATGGGCAGCCCGGGACCTGTGACCAACAAGGCCACCAAG aTCCTGAGGCACTTTGAGGCTTCCTGTGGGCAGCTGCCCCCTGCCCGGGACACCTCAGCCGAGCCTGGCCCCACAGCCGCCCTCCCAGGCCCATCTGACCTGCTGACCGACGCTGTGCCTCTCGCTGGGAGCCAGGTCTTCCTCCAGCCTCTGAGTTCAACCACAGTCTCACCCCGGAGCCCTGCTCCCTCATCTGAGATGCCGTCCAGCCctgtgcccaccccacccccagatgCCTCCCCCATTCCAGCCCCCGGAGACCCCAGCGAGGCTGAGGCCAGACTGGCAGAAAGCAGGGGGTGGGGACCTGAACGGGCCCCAGGGGGCACGGACAGCCCAAAGAGAGGCCCCAGCAGCTGTGTGTGGAGCCGCGACTCCTTGTTTGCTGGCATGCAGCTGGTGGCCTGTCCCCGCCTGGTGGGGGCCGGGGCTGCTGCAGGAGAGTCCTTCCCTGATGCTCCCCGCACCCCCGGAACATCGTTCCAGAGGACAGCAGCCAAAGAGCCTCCTGGCTCAGAGCCGTCAGCTTTCGCGTTCCTGAACGCCTGA
- the TEPSIN gene encoding AP-4 complex accessory subunit tepsin isoform X3, with amino-acid sequence MLVLLNTLELYSVLILNNATMGGSSFHPYKPYIFVPLPILLKGTSDDDVPCPGYLFEEIAKISHESPGSSQCLLEYLLSRLHSSSGHGKLKVLKILLYLCSHGSSSFLLILKRNSAFIQEAAAFAGPPDPLHGNSLYQKVRAAAQDLGSTLFSDTVLPLAPSQPLGTPPATGMGSQARPHSTLQGFGYSKEHGCTAVRHQPGQAGGGWDELDSSPSSQNSSQNSDLSRVSDSGSHSGSDSHSGASREPGDLADRVEVVALSDCQQELSLVRTVTRGPRAFLSREEAQHFIKACGLLNCEAVLQLLTCHLHGTSECTQLRALCAIASLGSSDLLPQEHILLRTRPWLQELSMGSPGPVTNKATKILRHFEASCGQLPPARDTSAEPGPTAALPGPSDLLTDAVPLAGSQVFLQPLSSTTVSPRSPAPSSEMPSSPVPTPPPDASPIPAPGDPSEAEARLAESRGWGPERAPGGTDSPKRGPSSCVWSRDSLFAGMQLVACPRLVGAGAAAGESFPDAPRTPGTSFQRTAAKEPPGSEPSAFAFLNA; translated from the exons ATGCTTGTCCTCTTAAATACTCTTGAACTCTATTCTGTCCTGATACTGAATAATGCAACAATGGGTGGTTCCAGTTTTCATCCCTATAAACCATACATCTTTGTGCCA CTCCCGATTCTCCTGAAGGGGACGTCGGATGATGATGTCCCGTGTCCGGGCTACCTGTTTGAAGAGATTGCTA AAATCTCCCACGAGTCTCCGGGCAGCAGCCAGTGCCTGCTGGAGTACCTCCTGAGCCGCCTGCACAGCAGCTCCGGCCACGGGAAGCTCAAG GTGCTGAAGATCCTGCTCTATCTGTGCAGCCAcggctcctcctccttcctgctcatCCTCAAACGCAACTCTGCCTTCATCCAGGAAGCTGCAG CTTTTGCGGGGCCCCCAGATCCTCTGCACGGGAACAGCTTGTACCAGAAGGTTCGGGCAGCCGCGCAG GACTTGGGGAGCACCCTGTTCTCGGACACCGTGTTGCCACTGgctccctcccagcctctggggACCCCGCCTGCCACAG GCATGGGCTCCCAGGCCAGACCACACAGCACCCTCCAGGGTTTCGGCTACAGCAAGGAACACGGCTGCACGG CTGTGAGGCATCAGCCTGGGCAGGCTGGAGGGGGCTGGGACGAGCTGGACAGCAGCCCCAGCTCTCAGAATTCCTCCCAGAACAGCGACCTGAGCAGAGTCTCAGACTCGGGCAGTCATTCCGGCAGCGACAGCCATTCAGGGGCCAGCCGGGAGCCGGGTGACCTGGCAGATAG GGTCGAGGTGGTAGCCCTGAGTGACTGTCAGCAAGAGTTGAGCTTGGTGAGGACTGTGACTCGGGGACCACGCGCCTTCCTGAGCCGTGAGGAGGCACAGCACTTCATCAAAGC GTGTGGACTGCTCAACTGTGAGGCCGTGCTGCAGCTGCTGACCTGCCACCTGCATGGGACCAGTGAATGCACGCAGCTG AGGGCGCTGTGTGCCATCGCCTCCCTGGGGAGCTCCGACCTCCTTCCCCAGGAGCACATCCTCCTCCGCACCCGGCCGTGGCTGCAGGAGCTCAGCATGGGCAGCCCGGGACCTGTGACCAACAAGGCCACCAAG aTCCTGAGGCACTTTGAGGCTTCCTGTGGGCAGCTGCCCCCTGCCCGGGACACCTCAGCCGAGCCTGGCCCCACAGCCGCCCTCCCAGGCCCATCTGACCTGCTGACCGACGCTGTGCCTCTCGCTGGGAGCCAGGTCTTCCTCCAGCCTCTGAGTTCAACCACAGTCTCACCCCGGAGCCCTGCTCCCTCATCTGAGATGCCGTCCAGCCctgtgcccaccccacccccagatgCCTCCCCCATTCCAGCCCCCGGAGACCCCAGCGAGGCTGAGGCCAGACTGGCAGAAAGCAGGGGGTGGGGACCTGAACGGGCCCCAGGGGGCACGGACAGCCCAAAGAGAGGCCCCAGCAGCTGTGTGTGGAGCCGCGACTCCTTGTTTGCTGGCATGCAGCTGGTGGCCTGTCCCCGCCTGGTGGGGGCCGGGGCTGCTGCAGGAGAGTCCTTCCCTGATGCTCCCCGCACCCCCGGAACATCGTTCCAGAGGACAGCAGCCAAAGAGCCTCCTGGCTCAGAGCCGTCAGCTTTCGCGTTCCTGAACGCCTGA